In Anoplopoma fimbria isolate UVic2021 breed Golden Eagle Sablefish chromosome 7, Afim_UVic_2022, whole genome shotgun sequence, the DNA window GAGCTTACCTGGAGGAACCTGTTCTCGATGAGCCTGCATCTGAAAGGGGAAGTGTCGTTGAGGAGGCACAAGGACAATATGACAGAGGGCCATGCACTGAGGAACACCAGCCTTACAATGAGCAGGAGCAGTCTCAGGCTTATGACTCAAACATAGAGGTCCAAGGGGCTCAGCCTACATTGAGGAGGTCTACTAGAGACAGACGCCCTGGCCAGATGTTCACTTACACCTCCCTGGGTCAACCAACTTACCAGCCACGTGTCACTGTGAATGCAATAGGGACTCAGCCCATAGTTTACACTCACCAGTATCCACAGTCTTACTTTCCATTTCATTCCACATCTATCATTCATCCTACATACTTGCCAATCATCTATCCTATCCACTGTTATTGAATGATTGATAGACACTGTACATTTACATATGTTTATCATTACTAATGTGACTTCAGATTTTGAGTAATTATAAGCTTTGTATTTGATGTTTCGAATGTTATTGTGAGTTATTGAAAACTGTGTTACTAATAGCAAGTGTCGGGAGCCACTTTTTGTTTGTGGGGGAGTGTGTGGTATGCtccaaaatatttgatttaattactttaatagtAATTTCTGCAACTGTAATATACATGATAGTCACGTGGGTGAATGCTTCATATGCATTATGGAGAGATCAGTAAATGACAGCAGCACTCAGGTGGAACGGTTGGCACGGGAGCAGTTGCACCCCGTACTGTCTCTTTGGGGGTAACTTCCGCCCACATGCCAGATGCAGTCTGGATGATGAACTGAATGCTCCGTGTCTTTATTGCTGCTGCATTCATGCTGTATTTTACAGACATACTTTGTTGCTGTGGTACCAATCCTGGGACCCGTAACATTTACATGAGTTGCATTAGTTCAGTTAAACTTAACTTAATATCATATCAATAATGTTAACTGATCAATGTAATAGTTTTGAATCAGGACCTCCAATATTTGGAGTAGCTTGTGAAAAACGACGAGCGCCAAATTGTGTCagataaagtgtttatttgaatgtgtcacatacacatttattaaaaatgtaggtAAATGTATGTATCGGATCAGACTCTGTAACAGATTCCAATAtaaaaggacataaaaaaaatgatttctgaccaacaagttttttttgtatttgagctcatgtgtattttcttgtatatgaaaacaaccaaaagaCAGATGTACAGTATTATTGATGGACATTATTCTCTTTCAGTGTCAAACGAAAGGAGAATTGTCATCCTGGGAAAAACTGGAAGTGGGAAAAGCAGCCTGGTTAACACCATATTTGGAGATGAACTGTTCAAGACCGGCAGCACTGCCAACTCTGAAACTAGTAAATGTGGAGCCATAACAAAATCTGTCAATGGAAGAAACATCACTTTGATCGACACTCCTGGTTTCTTCGACACAGATCGatctgaggaggagctgaagtcTGAAATAGTGAGGTGTATCACAGAGTGCGCTCCTGGGCCTCATGCTTTTCTCATTGTGCTTAAAGTGGAGAGATTCACAGAGCATGAGCAGGCTGTCATCACTAAAATAAACCAATACTTTCCTGAAGAAGTTCTCAAGTTTGCGACAGTTCTCTTTACTCATGGTGACCTGCTCCCTGAAGGACGGACCATTGAGGACTTTGTCCGTGGTAATGAACTCCTGAGTGATCTGGTGAAGAAGTGCGGAGGCCGCTGCCATGTCGTTGATAATAAATACTGGAAGAACAACCAGCAGGATGAATACAGGAACAACCAGTTCCAAGTGAAGGAGCTACTCAAAACAATAGATAAAATGATTGAGGCAAACAAAGGAAGCCGGTACACCCGTGAGAAACAACAACCTCATGGGGGTTTGCTCATAGCAATGGCAGGTCTGACAGNNNNNNNNNNNNNNNNNNNNNNNNNNNNNNNNNNNNNNNNNNNNNNNNNNNNNNNNNNNNNNNNNNNNNNNNNNNNNNNNNNNNNNNNNNNNNNNNNNNNAGGAAAGTTGTGCAATCACCTTCAGCCTGTCCACAGTGGAGGAATGTATTCAGCACTAAAATAAAGATTGATACTTAAGACATTTTACAAACCAACATAACTGTCAAAAACTGTTTCTCAAAAGGCAGCAGTGGTTgaataatgtataaatatcaAGTCATTATTGCATATCAATCAACATTATCACAACACGGTCCGCCTGTTTGAAGCAACTTAACAGCCAAGATCCTGACGTGAATTCTTTTTTCAAGCTACATAAAGATATCATAGTATAAATACAATATCAAATCATGATGAACCTGTGTCACAACCTCCTGTGACAAATGAACAAAGTCCTCTGCTCTAATCaaagttgataaaaaacaaaaacaagaaagatgATCCTCTGATACTCTGTTCTTACTGCAAACCCTTTCTGTAGCGTTCAGCCGGAGGGAGTCAGTGATGTACTCACAGAATAACAACAGCACACGGAGCAAAGTGTGTCCCATCGTCACATCCAACGCTGACGCTCTGCCTCTgacaaacactgaaatatatttcaaaagcttGAAAGCACATGAGTAACACCAACAGGAAACTGGAGGAGAAACGTAGTTATAAATATATGAGCTCATACGTCATCTATAAATGATCTTCATAAGAATAGCCgatctttctttccttcctgttttACTTTGACATGTTCACTTCCTACTCAGGCGATGCATATACAATTTAACTTGAGTCTCATACAAGGTCCctacattaaaaaagaatgttACATAGTATATTAGCAGACATTAAATCATATCAGGGTGAAAACAATGCAGGAATGGCACAGCTACATTTGGTGTTTGGCAGCATCATATTTGTGTTGGACAGGCAAACAAGTTTAACTCCTGCAGTTGGTACGATGCTGTTTGAGGATTTAGGCTTGACCTGTTTTTCTCATTCTTAGCCGCTCTCTTTTTGGGATGATTAATCTGAGCATACATCACATATTCATCTGGAACAGCAAAATAATGTCGGGAATCGTCTGCAAAACAGCAAAATTAAAAACCTCTGATATTAGATTATAATANNNNNNNNNNNNNNNNNNNNNNNNNNNNNNNNNNNNNNNNNNNNNNNNNNNNNNNNNNNNNNNNNNNNNNNNNNNNNNNNNNNNNNNNNNNNNNNNNNNNACACAGTATATACTGTACCATGTTCAGGTTCTTCAGAGCCTCTGATTGTTTCATAGACACAAGAATCACCTACAGAGCAGTGAAAATCAAATCAAGGTCATATCgatcattttattcacattatatGAATTCTGTAATCTCCTTAAACAGATAAccagaaatggaaaatgttaGGTTTAAAGttaatgataaattatttaaataatcaggATTAAGTCTGACCATGGAGAAGAGAAGCGTAAGTTCTGTCTTGAGTTTCAACCTGGTTGGTCATGTGGTCTGTAGCTGGGCTCTGATTGGTGCTCTGAGACCTGGTGGGCCCAAAACATGAAGTAAACACAGTGGATTTAATGAGGAACATGTAAAGTACTGCTGTTCTGTTCACAATGAGAGAAGAGAGTGTTGTACCAACCTCATGAGGcttgaaactgtaaaaaaaagaagaagaaaaataaatttactGTTACATGGttttatattgcatttttttctatagTTACTACAGTACATGTAATTACATCTGTGACTTTGACTTCTTAGAGTGTAATCAATCTAATATCTGAAGGGAAATATCTCACCTTTTGACTTTCTGTAGcgaaacagaaacagcagcaggagaatAATCAGTAAAACTCCACAAACCAGACCAACAATCAGCAGCACGGGAAATGAAGAGCTTTCTGCTGCATCTTCAGAATctatacacaaatacacatacacatacattatAGATACACAAGTATTAGAACACATACACTCATATACACTTACATAAACCCTTGATCACATACAATTAACCTTTTACTGCTGGTCAtgtcacatttatatttgtatgtgtcTTTACTGAATACAAAATTGTATTAAACTATATTGTCTTACACAAACAAACGGTTAATAGCCAACATCTAATTCAGTTCCAACTTTTCTACCTCAGACTGTAACACAGATTACAAAAACTAAACTGGTTTTAATAATACTCACATTTTACTGACAACCAACTCTGTGCTGAAGTCAAACTCCACCAACGTTGTGTTGAATCTGTTcctttacaataataaaagccTTCATCTGACTTTGTAACTGCAGAGATAAAAAGCTCCCCACTGGTATGACTTTGGatgagtttgtcatttttatagaAATCCACATTATAAAGAGCCTTTTCTGTCTTCAACTTGCAGCCAAGAGTGACAGAATGTCCCTCAGTCACAGGATGGACAGGGCTCACCAGGATAACACCACCGTctgtaaaaacatcaaagaataGGAAGTTTTGTTCAAAAACATCAGCTGGTTGAACAATCTGACGTACAAAGATGAGAACATATTtaatagtttaaaaataaaacattaatgtcAATTAATGTCAGTTCGCTACAGAATGGTCTGAAAAGGGAGAAACTGGAGGAAAGAAGCTCGAGCCAGATAACTCTACAGCTTCCCctggtttaaaataaatggttgatATTGTCATAAAGATGTCAGTgaatcacaaatacattttcttggtCAATACTGAGAAATGACACTGGAACAAACTaaacttttaaacaaaatttTTTGTCAAAAGAGATATTGAGTTAaactcattttgaaaataagttTGGTTAATACTAGTCACCTACAAATATCAAAACTATATAATAGAATgttgaaatacttaaaaaactaaaatcttttaaaataatttaaactcaCTCTGTATAGTGATGTTGGCTGCATTGCTGAACTCTCCTGTTTCAGACTCACACCAGTACACTCCACTAAACCAGTAACGGTCCATGTTGCATGTAGATCCAGTCATTGTCCCCCAGAGAGAACAGGATGTCAGGTAGTCAGGTTCAGTAAACCTCCTCACTCTCCACTCAGTAGAGTTTCCCTCACAGCTCAGTGACACTGACTCTTTGCTGAAGTGCTGAACTCTGTCAGGACTCACTGTGAGAGAAGCTGCTGAATGAAAACCTGAAAAGCAAACACATAATGAggggacaaacaaaacacaaaatgtaagaTTAAGAAGagcatcattttaataatcctgtttatttatcatgtttttaatctttttagtttttggtgAATAGAAACAAAGGActgtaaaacatattctgtaaaACATATTACCAACTGgaaatcaaatttatttttaaccctttgaaaacaattaaagtaactagttaaaaaaaatgtaaaactcaaCATTTGATTCCAAAGTTTTTTGAATTAATGTGAACAACAAATTGTGTGTGAAGATAAAAAGGAGGGTCAGGAGATTCACCACAATGTtaaaattcacatttattttgatgctGTTTGAGGGAAAATGTACATGAATGAAAAAGTCTGAACAAACCTACCTCCAGACCAGACGAACTTAGGTTTGCTATACGAAGTAAAACACTGGATCTCCTCTTCCAGCTCTGCACACATATCCTGCTGTGTGCGTCTGTCCATGAACAACGTAGGAATCCTGTTCAGTCCCATGGGTGCTACCAGGTAGAAGCTCATAGCTGTAGGAGTTGTCTGGCAGGTTGGGAACAGCCTTATACCAGTAGAACCTCCATCCTGCTGATGGATGTTCAACACTGCAGGTCAGAGTGACAGAGTCTCCAGGACTCAGCCATAatggagacacagtgaggacagGCTGAGGTTTATCTGTTGAAAAGGATTTCACAGAATAAAGACATGTTATGATGAGACGTTGGTGGATTACCTGCACTATTTTCTCCgttttcaaatgttaattaaaCACATGTGTGAAGGTACActgtcttaaaatatattaacgaaactaacatttaaaatattctgtttacattcagtaaaataaaaatgatgacttactggattttattgtgaaagtgtTGCTCCGTTCTGTTGAAGAGGTTTCATCTTTCAGTCTGCCCTTACACCAGTAGTCTCCTCTGTCTGATGGTCTAATCATGGAGCCTCTTGGGTTCTGAGGTCTGTATGAGCTGGGTGTTCTCCATTCATACTCCCACTCCgcctctcctccatcttttaTTTCACAGGTGAGAGTGACGGTCTCTCCAGAGTAAATCTCAGGCCAGTCGGGTTGCAGAGTCACAACAGCCCTGTTAGTGACTGTTCATGATCATCAGGCCCCAAACAGAAAAGttagaaaaagttaaatatcatgatttttttgtgtgttagtCTTAATCCTTATTCAAGAATACTCTtttctgcattttgtatttcatatcaACGAGCCAATTTAGTTCCTTACCGACTGGATCACTGTACTCTGTGTAGTAAACtggttctcctcttcctcctctgcaccAGTAGACTCCTCTCCTGAGACACTGATTCGTCCATTTGAGAGGAGATCATAATCTTGTGTGTTCAGGGGTTCAGAAGTGTTCTTGCCTCTGAACCAGAAGTATTTCCAaccagatgatgatgatgaggacgaTCCCACAGAGCAGGTCAGGGTCACTCTGCCCCCTACAGGAGAGCCTTTGATCAGTTGGGCCTTTGGTCGTTCTGTTTTAATgtagaacaaaaacataacaatggAAATTATTGTTCCTGTGAATTAGTCCAGTTtgatgaattatttaatttaataatctaATCCAGCATTCTTGGTGGTTCAACAATTTATTGATAAAACAATGTTGAAAATATTGAATCACTTCTAAATCTGTGTATATTATTAAGGTATAGTAAAGTGATGGAAATCAACAGAAGCCATGTTTATGTTTCACACTTATTGACCACTGAAGTTGTTGGTTAAATTAACATTACATGGATTAAAGTGAGtacaaacacttttaaaaatggacaaaactttaaacacaaccttcttttattttaactgtCTCAAAGATAATTCAGAGAAATCCTCACTCTGACAATGCTACATGTCTGCAGCTCCTTAATATGAAAACTATATggggtttttggtttttttcgtTTCAGATTCTTAATCCTCAAATTTACACATGTAAGAGCTCCCATCTGACATTAGAGAAATGGTCGTTTCAACTGTGTTTTGATGGTTTGTGTCCATTTCAATAAGATGTCCGTCTTTGTAGAAGTCAGcattcttctcctttctctgATCTCGATGCCTACAGCGAAGAGTCACTGATTCTCCTTCAAACAAGGAGGATGCAGGAGTTTCTAGGATCACATCTTTGTCTGTGTAACAAAGTTAGTTCCTTGTTTAAGagaatcagtttaattaaatgaataatgtaaCAAGGTATcagtgatttatgttttttacataatTAGAATGTTACATCAAGTaggagacaaaagaagaagTCAAAGTCACTCTTCCTGTAATAAATAATGACAGGTTCACTAAGTAATGAGTACATTTCCCCTGAAGGAGGCGCCACACTCACCTGTTAAGTGTTTGATACATTACTgttatcaataattaatatctAGCTTAATTTCTAGAATGTGTtgtcctgtatttatttttcaaaagtgttaaAATTGTTGTTTGTGGTGTTGACAGCTGAACCTGGTccatctttctttgttttattttaatgattaagATTATGTGATAattggtatttgttacaaatgtttgtacacagACGTTCAAACTTGTCGGGCgttaggacccaggggagcacaaGTGATGCATGGACGCCTGAATCTACTACTGCCGACGTGCAAGCACGACGAggatcaagagtagtgtaatctatcatctgtaaccaagcaaccaatgtacttcctgtttacaccgcgCATGCTCAGTGTAGTAAAtcgtcacgtgatattcgttttcaggggagcaagtctggacacTGAAACGcacgtgtggacggagatcttaaaacgggttaatgtggacatggcctgaATCTTACACTAGTTAACATTTATACATTATcactacattatattatattagcaCTTTATCAAACAGGATGATCATAGAAACATGGctcatgaataaataagtgCTTTTAGTGAACTTGGTCATGGTGGTAAAACTTTAAATCACTTACCTGATACAGTTAGAGAGACTTTATTACTTTCTCTTCCGACACTTGAGATCATGTGAAATGCAAAACACTGATATTCACCACTGTAGCCTGTAGTTAGAGATGGTAATGTAAATCTCTTATATTCTCCGTAGTGGATAACATCTCCACCATTCCTCCTGATTAAGTAATACCAGTCAGTGTCTTTTCCTTCACTTGTGTCACATATGAAGGTAACAGACTCTCCAGAGAATAAAGTGGACCAGTTTGGCTCAACAGACAGCACAACATctagaaacaaacaacaaatgcattgactgaaatgtgttttatttttggtatttatCATACTTTAACAAAAGAGAGAACATAAATAGTATTTGTTAAAGAGTGACAATAGGTGGAGAATTGTCTATGCATTACCTTGAGCGTGTCCACAGTAGAGGAGGATATTCAGagctaaaataaagtttgaaactTCATCATACATCATCAAACTGACAGAAACTAATAACcttatgcatttaaaaagttttctcTATGAGAACTATGATATAAACATAGAAAGTACTCACAGAAAAGGCCCATCAAACGTAACAGAGTGTGTCCCATCCTCACATCCAGCACTGAGGAATGCTTCTACATTGTGTAAAGAGAAAGCTTGAAACGTATGAAGCATATGGAGAAATgaggaaatgaagagaaaaagaagacgCATTTCAGATACATTCTGGATCAGAAGTCTTCTCTGACTTCTGCTTCTTTACATGGTCTGTGTTTCCTTCCTTTTACTGAAAGCTCAAACAACCAGACTGGTTTGAacacagcatgttttttttatgctcataAGGCATAAGACCATTACATTTAAATCGTCTGATATTGGAGATATATTTCAATTTCCTTTCTACATATATGGTCATCAGCAAAGGGTCAGTGATTCTTGATGTTACTGTAAAAGCAGCTGCACAAAGTCAAAGGTTTTCCTTCTAGAATTAATAAACTACCTACCTGTCAACAACACACGCTTTTAAAGATGCAGATGAAACTCAGGTGTCGTACTCACTTTGTCATCCATGGTCTTTCTCACCAAACTGATGcaatttgtatataaaaaatatgtttgttcttCAGTTTGAAGCTAAGTATCTGTTCTCATGACACTGATAGACGGACAAAGAGGGTGATTGAAGGAAATCCAACCATCAAAACACTGAACTAAACTGTTTTGTTCCGTTTTGCTATAGAGATTACTTTGCAACTAGAGTCTGAGAAAAGACAAACCACACATATGCTTCTCAGCAAGAGTAAAAATACCTTTCCTGTTCCTCTTCACTCTTTAACGGGTGTGTTGCTGCTGGTTAGATGGTGTCATCaccacattcacacctatgCATATCTGTCTTTACACAGAAAAGAAGAGGGGTGACGTTATGTGATGTAGGCAAACATTTTTAGATCTAAGAAGGCAAAATCGTATCAAGTGCAATAAATTGCTCATAGATAATATAGAAATTTGACAGAATCTGATAGTAGGtcagattttatttcattcaaaaggTAATTTCATGAATGCTTTCAAGTTTGGGCCAAATATTTGTAGATATCTTTGTGATGCGTTAACGTGTCAAATGTGTTGTATCCGAGCATTACAGGTCATCAACAAAACAATCTAgacaacacattaaaacatgtatttattgtgaaaaatgatTCTCCAAAATGATTCTCCAACAGATCATagattaaactttttaaatgcatgagGTTATTAGTTTCTGTCAGTTTGATGATGTATGATGAAGTTTCCTCAGTctgtcctcactgtgtctccatTATGGCTGAGTCCTGGAGACTCTGTCACTCTGACCTGCAGTGTTGAACATCCATCAGCAGGATGGAGGTTCTACTGGTATAAGGCTGTTCCCAAAAATGTCAGGCAACTCCTACAGCTATGAGCTTCTACCTGGTAGCACCCATGGGACTGAACAGGATTCCTACGTTGTTCATGGACAGACGCACATACATATGTGATACATGCTGTTGAGTTGTATTGTGGTTGACTGTAGCAGAGCCCTGATTGGTTCTCAGAGACAGGATCGGCCTTGAATAGTTGGtgaaatatagtaaatataacaAGAAATATGGAAAGTATGTTAAAGTTAAGAGGAGAGAGTGTTACTAACTCAAGAATTTGAGACACATTTTCCAATAAACTATAGTTGTTTGTAGTGTGATGTAGTGTGCGACTTTCTCCACCTTTCTCTGATATCTACCTGATAccagaggaagtgtgtgtgttttcaagatATGTGCTAAAAGTGTGCTGTGGTCAAACTATTCTATTTGTGTGAGCTTTGTGTTAAAGGGAAGGAAGCTAAACTGAAGAAGAAGGTGGAGGAAACATCCAATCAAATGCTGCAGTTCCAAAGTTTGCACAAAGTGTGAAAGCCACAAAAGCGTCACTCAGAAGCAGAGTGACCGAGTGTCAGTGCTGGATGTGAGGATGGGACACACTCTGTTACGTTTGCTGGGGCTTTTCTGTGAGTACTTTCTATGTTTATATCATAGTTTTCATagattaaactttttaaatgcatgagGTTATTAGTTTCTGTCAGTTTGATGATGTATGATGAagtttcaaactttattttagctCTGAATATCCTCCTCTACTGTGGACACGCTCAAGGTAATTAtacaattttactttttttatatattcactCAAGACAATTCTCCACCTATTGTCACTCTTTAACAAATACTATTTATGTTCTCTCTTTTGTTAAAGTATGataaataccaaaaataaaacacatttcagtcaatgcatttgttgtttgtttctagATGTTGTGCTGTCTGTTGAGCCAAACTGGTCCACTTTATTCTCTGGAGAGTCTGTTACCTTCATATGTGACACAAGTGAAGGAAAAGACACTGACTGGTTTTACATAATCACGAGGAATGGTCAAGAATTTTACAGAGAATATAAGAGATTTACATCAACATCTCTAACTACAGGCTACAGTGGTGAATATCAGTGTTTTGCAGATAACAAGTTCTCACGTGTTAGAAGAGAAAGTAATAAAGTCTCTCTAACTGTATCAGGTAAGTGATTTAAAGTTTTACCACCATGACCAAGTTCACTAAAAGcacttatttattcatgagCCATGTTTCTATGATCATCCTGTTTGATAAAGtgctaatataatataatgtagtgATAATGTATAAATGTTAACTAGTGTAAGATtcaggccatgtccacat includes these proteins:
- the LOC129093869 gene encoding GTPase IMAP family member 7-like, translating into MSNERRIVILGKTGSGKSSLVNTIFGDELFKTGSTANSETSKCGAITKSVNGRNITLIDTPGFFDTDRSEEELKSEIVRCITECAPGPHAFLIVLKVERFTEHEQAVITKINQYFPEEVLKFATVLFTHGDLLPEGRTIEDFVRGNELLSDLVKKCGGRCHVVDNKYWKNNQQDEYRNNQFQVKELLKTIDKMIEANKGSRYTREKQQPHGGLLIAMAAFSRRESVMYSQNNNSTRSKVCPIVTSNADALPLTNTEIYFKSLKAHE